A single region of the Rhodoligotrophos defluvii genome encodes:
- a CDS encoding alpha-ketoglutarate-dependent dioxygenase AlkB has translation MNARQMDLLAADQVLPDGFAYQPEVITPAEEAWLVEQLEALPFRPFAFQGYLGNRRVVSFGLHYDFNTSRMQEAAPIPDFLLPLREVAARFAGLSPEDLVHVLVTEYAPGAGIGWHRDRPLFEDVIGISLLSPCRFRLRRKAGSGWERLSVTVEPRSAYLLRGPVRTEWEHSIPPMESLRYSVTFRSLRAGKGLPQRA, from the coding sequence ATGAACGCGCGGCAAATGGATTTGCTTGCAGCTGATCAGGTGTTGCCGGACGGCTTCGCCTACCAGCCGGAGGTCATCACACCGGCGGAGGAAGCCTGGCTGGTCGAACAGCTGGAGGCGTTGCCGTTCAGGCCCTTCGCGTTCCAGGGCTATCTCGGTAACCGGCGGGTGGTCTCGTTCGGCCTCCACTATGATTTCAACACGAGCCGCATGCAGGAGGCGGCGCCCATTCCCGACTTCCTGTTGCCGTTGCGGGAGGTCGCTGCCCGGTTTGCAGGCCTTTCGCCTGAGGATCTGGTCCATGTGCTGGTGACGGAATATGCGCCGGGCGCCGGCATCGGCTGGCACCGGGACCGGCCCTTGTTCGAGGATGTGATCGGCATCTCGCTCCTGTCGCCCTGCCGGTTCCGGCTGAGGCGCAAGGCGGGCTCGGGCTGGGAACGGCTGTCGGTCACGGTGGAGCCGCGCTCGGCCTATCTGCTGCGCGGGCCGGTGCGCACCGAATGGGAACACAGCATTCCGCCGATGGAGAGCCTGCGCTATTCCGTAACGTTCAGGAGCTTGCGGGCTGGGAAGGGCCTGCCTCAGCGAGCGTAG
- a CDS encoding ATP-binding cassette domain-containing protein, which produces MGSDFVTLETVTKRFGEGPPALDAISGAISGGEITGLVGPDGAGKTTLIRLMTGLMLPEEGSLTVLGFDTQRDPARIQGLIGYMPQRFGLYEDLSVQENLDLYADLRGLPSRERPAVFDELLTFTDLKRFTGRLAGKLSGGMKQKLGLACALLRKPRLLLLDEPGVGVDPISRRELWRMVENLTREGIGVVWSTAYLDEAEACDRVLLLNQGKLLFAGTPAEVTSRVAGRVYKLTGIAGRRRSVLAQALNEPGVIDGVIQGEAIRLVFAAGKSAPMADSVGGPATAIAPAAPRFEDAFVDMLGGGPGGRSKLAEVAALRTAESDRPVIEAHGLTKRFGTFTAADNISFTIPRGQIFGLLGPNGAGKSTTFKMLCGLLKPTEGEGRVAGFDLRRDTAEARNRLGYMAQKFSLYGDLSVAQNLSFFAGVYGLTGARKRERIALMTEIFDFGPRLGMSAKELPLGLKQRLALACAVMHEPEALFLDEPTSGVDPITRREFWAHINGLVEKGVTVLVTTHFMDEAEYCDRISLIYRGRSIALGSPDELKASVARPDNPDPTMEDAFISLVEGSELAEAA; this is translated from the coding sequence ATGGGCAGTGATTTCGTCACCCTTGAGACGGTCACCAAGCGTTTCGGCGAAGGTCCACCGGCGCTGGATGCCATATCCGGCGCCATTTCCGGTGGGGAGATCACTGGCCTGGTCGGCCCGGACGGGGCCGGCAAGACCACATTGATCCGGCTGATGACCGGGTTGATGCTGCCTGAAGAGGGCTCGCTCACCGTACTTGGCTTCGATACGCAGCGGGATCCGGCGCGCATCCAGGGCCTCATCGGTTATATGCCGCAGCGTTTCGGCCTCTATGAGGATCTCTCGGTTCAAGAAAATCTAGACCTCTATGCGGACTTGCGCGGTCTGCCAAGCCGCGAGCGTCCTGCGGTGTTCGACGAGCTGCTCACCTTTACGGATCTGAAGCGGTTCACCGGGCGGCTGGCCGGCAAGCTATCGGGCGGCATGAAGCAGAAGCTCGGGCTTGCCTGCGCGTTACTGCGCAAGCCGAGGCTGCTGCTGCTGGACGAGCCCGGCGTCGGGGTCGACCCCATTTCGCGCCGCGAGCTGTGGCGCATGGTGGAGAACCTGACGCGTGAGGGCATCGGCGTGGTGTGGTCCACGGCTTATCTGGACGAAGCGGAGGCCTGCGACCGGGTGCTGCTGCTGAATCAGGGGAAGCTTCTGTTTGCCGGCACGCCGGCCGAAGTGACCAGCCGGGTTGCGGGGCGCGTCTATAAACTCACCGGGATCGCAGGACGGCGGCGTTCAGTGCTGGCTCAGGCTCTAAATGAGCCCGGCGTCATCGATGGGGTGATCCAGGGCGAGGCGATCCGGCTGGTGTTCGCTGCGGGGAAGAGCGCACCGATGGCCGACAGCGTTGGGGGGCCGGCGACCGCGATAGCTCCCGCGGCACCACGGTTCGAGGACGCGTTCGTCGATATGCTGGGTGGTGGCCCGGGCGGCCGTTCGAAATTGGCAGAGGTGGCAGCGTTAAGGACAGCGGAGAGCGACCGGCCGGTGATTGAGGCGCATGGGCTAACCAAGCGCTTCGGCACGTTCACGGCGGCGGACAATATCAGCTTCACCATCCCGCGGGGGCAGATCTTCGGGTTATTGGGGCCGAATGGGGCGGGCAAGTCGACCACCTTCAAGATGCTGTGCGGCCTCCTCAAGCCGACGGAAGGTGAAGGGCGGGTTGCCGGCTTCGATCTGCGCCGTGATACCGCCGAGGCGCGCAACCGGCTCGGCTATATGGCGCAGAAATTCTCGCTTTATGGTGATCTCAGCGTGGCGCAGAACCTGTCGTTCTTTGCCGGCGTCTACGGGCTTACCGGCGCCCGCAAGCGCGAGCGCATCGCGCTGATGACGGAGATCTTCGACTTCGGGCCTCGCCTTGGCATGTCGGCCAAGGAGCTGCCGCTGGGGCTGAAGCAGCGGCTGGCGCTGGCCTGCGCGGTGATGCACGAGCCCGAGGCGCTGTTTCTGGATGAACCCACCTCCGGCGTGGACCCGATTACCCGTCGCGAGTTCTGGGCCCATATCAACGGCCTGGTCGAGAAGGGCGTGACCGTCCTGGTCACGACCCATTTCATGGACGAGGCGGAGTATTGCGACCGCATCTCGCTCATCTATCGCGGCCGGTCCATCGCGCTGGGCTCGCCCGACGAGCTCAAGGCGAGCGTTGCCAGGCCCGACAATCCCGACCCGACCATGGAAGACGCTTTTATCAGCCTGGTCGAGGGATCCGAGCTCGCGGAGGCGGCATGA
- a CDS encoding LysE family translocator: MSIEFLLTTIIVVISPGAGVLYTLAAALSRGARASVVAAFGCTLGIVPHIAAAVTGLAALLHTSAIAFQVLKYLGVAYLLYMAWMTLKEHGALKIEAGAAPRSATQVVVSGILINILNPKLSIFFFAFLPQFVHPDQPGALAEMLELSAVFMLVTFVGFVAYGLCAAAVRSHILSRPRVLTWMRRTFAGAFAALGAKLAVDR, from the coding sequence GTGAGCATAGAATTTCTGCTGACGACCATCATCGTGGTGATCTCACCGGGTGCGGGCGTGCTCTACACCCTGGCTGCCGCGCTCTCGCGAGGAGCCCGCGCCAGCGTTGTGGCAGCGTTTGGCTGCACCCTCGGTATTGTGCCCCATATCGCTGCCGCGGTGACCGGCCTTGCCGCGCTGCTGCACACGAGCGCGATTGCTTTCCAGGTGCTGAAGTATCTCGGGGTGGCCTATCTCCTGTACATGGCCTGGATGACGCTCAAGGAGCATGGGGCGCTGAAGATCGAGGCGGGTGCCGCGCCACGCTCGGCCACCCAGGTGGTCGTCTCCGGCATTCTCATCAATATCCTGAATCCGAAGCTGTCGATCTTCTTCTTCGCATTCCTGCCGCAATTCGTGCACCCGGACCAGCCGGGGGCGCTGGCCGAGATGCTGGAGCTCAGCGCCGTATTCATGCTGGTGACCTTCGTGGGCTTTGTGGCCTACGGGCTGTGCGCCGCCGCGGTCCGCAGCCACATCCTCTCGCGGCCGCGGGTGCTGACCTGGATGCGCCGCACCTTCGCCGGTGCCTTCGCCGCGCTGGGGGCCAAGCTGGCGGTCGACCGTTAA
- the hlyD gene encoding secretion protein HlyD — MRRKLIPAVLVLVGLGVAAGWWFDLPGRLGWTRTQADRLTLYGNVDIREVRLGFRVSGRIASISVDEGDAVKAGQSLAKLDAQPYEDAVRAAEAQVANQSANLAKLEAGPRKAEIAQARAALAERKADLVNANQSLVRARRLRPGGAISQAELDRAQAAKDMAEARVNSATEALALLLEGTRPEDIAAARASLQAAQAELSRAKTSLADTDLLAPANGIILSRVREPGAIISPSDTVLVLSLSEPVWVRSYIAEPDLGRIHPGMTVEVVTDTAPDRPYRGQVGFISPVAEFTPKSVETPELRTDLVYRLRVVVEQPDEGLRQGMPVTIRVPMDQGERHHVANGQ; from the coding sequence ATGAGACGCAAGCTGATCCCGGCCGTGCTCGTGCTTGTCGGCCTCGGTGTGGCGGCCGGCTGGTGGTTCGACCTGCCGGGGCGGCTCGGCTGGACCCGCACACAGGCGGATCGGCTGACGCTCTATGGCAATGTGGACATCCGCGAAGTGCGGCTCGGCTTCCGGGTCAGCGGGCGCATCGCCAGCATCAGCGTCGATGAAGGGGATGCGGTGAAAGCCGGCCAGAGCCTCGCCAAGCTCGATGCGCAGCCTTACGAGGATGCGGTCCGCGCGGCCGAGGCGCAGGTCGCCAACCAATCCGCCAATCTCGCCAAGCTCGAGGCAGGGCCGAGGAAGGCGGAAATCGCGCAAGCGCGTGCTGCCCTGGCCGAGCGCAAGGCCGATCTCGTCAACGCCAACCAGTCGCTCGTGCGGGCGCGGCGGCTGCGGCCGGGTGGTGCGATTTCGCAAGCGGAGCTGGACCGGGCGCAAGCTGCGAAGGATATGGCGGAAGCACGGGTCAATTCCGCGACCGAGGCGCTTGCGCTGCTGCTCGAAGGAACCCGGCCGGAGGACATTGCCGCCGCCCGAGCGAGCCTGCAGGCGGCGCAAGCAGAGCTTTCCAGGGCCAAGACATCTCTCGCCGATACCGATCTGCTTGCGCCGGCCAACGGCATCATCCTGTCGCGGGTGCGTGAGCCCGGCGCCATCATTTCGCCCAGCGATACGGTGCTGGTGCTATCGTTGAGCGAGCCGGTCTGGGTGCGCAGCTATATCGCCGAACCCGATCTCGGGCGCATCCACCCCGGCATGACCGTGGAGGTGGTGACGGACACGGCACCCGACCGCCCTTATCGCGGGCAGGTGGGTTTCATCTCGCCGGTGGCCGAGTTCACGCCGAAATCGGTGGAGACGCCGGAGCTGCGCACCGATCTGGTTTACCGTCTGCGGGTGGTTGTCGAGCAGCCGGACGAGGGCCTTCGCCAGGGTATGCCGGTGACCATACGGGTGCCCATGGACCAAGGAGAGCGGCACCATGTCGCCAATGGGCAGTGA
- a CDS encoding FAS1-like dehydratase domain-containing protein — protein sequence MAAAVESEKPFAEWIGRTTEAEDVVAPRLVASFRATFEPFLAPTTTDEAPLGIHWCLSPAIAPQSALGPDGHPAKNRDVPPVPQPRRMWAGGSVEIFDPLRVGDRVKRVTTIANITRKQGRSGELWFVAVDHVYSTGRGVALRERHDMVYREAAKPGTSTGPTAADDAAARPHSRTWTVETPPTFLFRYSAITFNGHRIHYDYPYATEVEGYAGLVVHGPIQATLLLNLAASEEGRAPERFSYRGLSPAFGGDPLLVCAGTNGEAGVYWTQHVSGRVHMEGRSSLR from the coding sequence ATGGCGGCAGCAGTGGAAAGCGAGAAGCCCTTCGCCGAGTGGATCGGCCGGACAACCGAAGCCGAGGACGTGGTGGCGCCGCGCCTGGTGGCCAGTTTCCGCGCCACCTTCGAGCCGTTCCTGGCGCCGACCACGACGGATGAGGCGCCGCTCGGCATCCACTGGTGCCTCTCCCCCGCAATCGCGCCTCAATCGGCACTCGGGCCGGATGGCCACCCCGCCAAGAACCGAGATGTTCCACCGGTGCCGCAGCCCCGGCGCATGTGGGCCGGCGGCTCGGTCGAGATATTCGACCCCCTTCGCGTAGGCGACCGGGTGAAGCGGGTGACCACCATCGCTAACATCACGCGCAAGCAGGGCCGTAGCGGCGAATTGTGGTTCGTGGCGGTGGACCATGTCTATTCCACCGGGCGCGGGGTGGCGCTGCGCGAACGGCACGATATGGTTTATCGGGAAGCGGCGAAGCCTGGGACCAGCACAGGCCCAACCGCTGCAGACGATGCGGCGGCGCGGCCGCATAGCCGCACGTGGACGGTGGAAACGCCGCCTACTTTCCTGTTCCGCTATTCCGCCATCACCTTCAACGGCCACCGCATCCACTACGATTATCCCTATGCCACGGAGGTCGAGGGCTATGCCGGCCTGGTGGTCCATGGGCCGATACAGGCGACGCTGCTGTTGAATTTGGCAGCATCCGAAGAAGGCCGTGCGCCGGAGCGTTTCTCCTACCGCGGCCTCTCGCCTGCCTTTGGCGGGGATCCCCTGCTGGTCTGCGCCGGCACCAATGGGGAAGCAGGCGTCTACTGGACGCAGCATGTCTCTGGCCGCGTCCACATGGAAGGACGTTCGTCGTTGCGATAG
- a CDS encoding CerR family C-terminal domain-containing protein encodes MAEPSIQRKSRRTQAGSRRRAPDRRDATRERLLTAAIDVFGRYGFDATTTRALAEAAGVNLQAIPYHFGGKEGLYIAAADHLAQIISSHVSGRREQIRARIEQADGGLEVAEARQLLVQMMRTMLGLFVSRQSEPWARFILREQMEPTEAFERIYGRVMKPTLEVIGRLVAIILGEEVGSEHVRLRTVTLLGSLVVFRMANAAVLAQLGWESIGPRELDRIHAVVDELVSALGQPGGRA; translated from the coding sequence ATGGCGGAACCGTCTATTCAGCGAAAGTCGCGCCGTACCCAGGCCGGCAGCCGCCGACGTGCGCCCGATCGGCGGGATGCCACCCGTGAACGGCTGCTGACGGCTGCCATAGACGTGTTCGGGCGCTATGGCTTCGATGCCACTACAACCCGCGCTCTGGCCGAGGCGGCCGGTGTCAATCTGCAGGCCATACCCTATCATTTCGGCGGTAAGGAAGGCCTTTATATCGCCGCTGCCGATCACCTCGCGCAGATCATCTCCTCTCATGTGAGCGGGCGGCGGGAGCAGATCCGCGCACGCATCGAACAGGCGGACGGTGGGCTCGAGGTCGCGGAAGCGCGCCAGCTGCTGGTGCAGATGATGCGGACAATGCTGGGTCTGTTCGTCAGCCGGCAGTCGGAGCCGTGGGCCCGATTCATCCTGCGCGAGCAAATGGAGCCGACCGAAGCTTTCGAGCGGATCTACGGGCGCGTGATGAAGCCGACGCTCGAGGTGATCGGTCGGCTGGTGGCGATCATTCTCGGCGAGGAGGTGGGCTCGGAGCACGTGCGGCTACGCACGGTAACGCTGCTCGGCAGCCTGGTGGTGTTTCGCATGGCCAATGCGGCCGTGCTTGCCCAGCTGGGCTGGGAGAGCATCGGCCCGCGCGAGCTGGACCGCATTCATGCTGTGGTCGACGAGCTGGTGAGTGCGCTGGGGCAGCCGGGAGGGCGCGCATGA
- a CDS encoding nuclear transport factor 2 family protein has product MTPETMLAAFTSAVERRDGTAFAQLFTEDGVYHDAFYGAFEGRERIAELIDDWFHRTARDFRWDMIDPVTDGRMLYARYLFSYVSILPEAQGRRVMFEGVAIMRLRDGLIAEYHEVANTGPTLLAIGFPPARVAKILERQGEALLARDESARHRHP; this is encoded by the coding sequence ATGACACCAGAGACGATGCTCGCCGCCTTCACCTCGGCCGTGGAGCGGCGCGACGGCACGGCCTTTGCCCAGCTTTTCACCGAGGATGGCGTGTATCATGACGCGTTCTACGGGGCGTTCGAGGGCCGCGAGCGCATTGCCGAACTGATCGACGACTGGTTCCACCGCACCGCCCGGGACTTCCGCTGGGACATGATCGACCCGGTGACCGACGGCCGCATGCTCTATGCGCGTTATCTCTTCAGCTATGTCTCGATACTGCCGGAGGCCCAGGGCCGGCGTGTGATGTTCGAGGGCGTGGCCATCATGCGCCTGAGGGATGGCCTGATCGCCGAGTACCACGAAGTCGCCAACACCGGCCCTACCCTCCTAGCCATCGGCTTCCCTCCGGCGCGGGTGGCGAAGATCTTGGAGCGCCAGGGCGAAGCCCTGCTGGCCCGCGACGAATCCGCCCGCCACCGACACCCATAG
- a CDS encoding MmgE/PrpD family protein, with product MSLTRSLVHLVRDKHITEADFEWASLFVLDTLACALGALKTEPARILATVAPPARGDTGRRAFYLGGLCHILEMDDLHRDSVTHPGCVVIPAAWAVAEEHDLRGRAFLKAVLAGYEACCRVGMAVGKAHYRVWHNTSTCGPFGSAMAAAELLGLTGDQAVWALGNAGTQSSGLWEFLASGAMSKHLHTARGAESGVLAAQLAREGFTGPERILEGEKGFFAGFCRDPVPAAVTAAPEQSWQLTRTSIKPWPCCRHTHPAIDAAIGLHSELGGAEIARVTVGAYQAALDVCDRPQPEDPYSAKFSLQHCVAIALKDGRVDQASFDAASRSRMAGERPKVALSVAPGVDSAYPRSWGAEITVETADGRKLHASRREAKGDPENPVGPEELSVKARALLLDGGMAAGEANALIGKILALPTDIPVRDLELFAPGRAGEAAPPLARSA from the coding sequence ATGAGCCTGACCCGAAGCCTCGTCCATCTCGTCCGGGATAAGCACATTACCGAAGCCGATTTCGAATGGGCATCGCTATTCGTACTCGACACCCTGGCCTGCGCGCTTGGTGCGCTGAAGACGGAGCCGGCCCGGATCCTGGCCACGGTCGCACCGCCTGCCCGTGGCGACACCGGCCGGCGCGCCTTCTACCTCGGCGGCCTGTGCCACATCCTGGAGATGGACGACCTGCACCGGGATTCCGTCACCCATCCCGGCTGCGTGGTCATTCCTGCAGCCTGGGCGGTGGCGGAAGAGCATGACCTGCGCGGCCGCGCATTCCTGAAAGCGGTGCTTGCCGGTTATGAGGCATGCTGCCGGGTCGGTATGGCGGTCGGCAAGGCGCATTACCGGGTCTGGCACAATACCTCGACCTGCGGCCCGTTTGGCTCGGCCATGGCGGCCGCCGAGCTCCTGGGGTTGACCGGGGATCAGGCCGTGTGGGCGCTGGGCAATGCTGGCACGCAGTCATCAGGCCTGTGGGAGTTTCTGGCGTCCGGTGCCATGAGCAAGCATCTGCACACTGCCCGTGGTGCCGAATCCGGCGTGCTGGCGGCGCAACTGGCGCGCGAGGGCTTCACCGGGCCCGAACGCATCTTGGAGGGCGAGAAGGGCTTTTTCGCCGGCTTCTGCCGGGACCCGGTCCCGGCGGCGGTCACGGCGGCACCGGAGCAGTCCTGGCAGCTGACGCGCACGTCCATCAAGCCGTGGCCGTGCTGCCGGCATACGCATCCGGCGATCGACGCGGCCATAGGGCTGCATTCTGAGCTTGGCGGCGCGGAGATCGCCAGAGTGACGGTCGGCGCCTATCAAGCGGCGCTCGATGTCTGCGACCGGCCGCAGCCGGAAGATCCCTACAGCGCCAAGTTCTCGTTGCAGCACTGCGTGGCCATTGCCCTCAAGGACGGCCGGGTGGATCAGGCGAGCTTCGATGCCGCAAGCCGTAGCCGCATGGCGGGCGAGCGGCCCAAAGTCGCGCTCTCCGTCGCCCCGGGGGTCGATAGCGCCTATCCCCGGAGCTGGGGTGCGGAGATCACGGTCGAGACGGCGGACGGCCGCAAGCTGCATGCCTCGCGCCGGGAGGCGAAGGGGGATCCGGAAAATCCGGTCGGCCCCGAGGAACTCTCGGTCAAGGCACGGGCACTGCTCCTGGACGGCGGCATGGCGGCGGGTGAAGCGAATGCGCTGATTGGAAAGATCCTAGCGCTGCCGACCGACATCCCGGTGCGCGACCTCGAGCTGTTCGCGCCCGGCCGTGCGGGTGAAGCTGCACCGCCTCTTGCACGGAGCGCCTGA
- a CDS encoding acyl-CoA dehydrogenase family protein produces MFEPQDHQEIREAVRKLCERFPGEYWRKLDVERRYPKEFVDALTEAGYLATLIPEEYGGAGLTLSAAAAVLEEIQRAGCNGAACHAQMYIMGTLLRHGSAEQKERYLPKIASGELRLQAFGVTEPTSGTDTTSIRTFARKEDGHYVINGQKIWTSRAEHSDLMLLLARTAPRDQVAKRTDGLSVFLLDMREARGNGLSIRPIRTMMNHSTTEVFFDNVRVPAENLIGEEGRGFRYILSGMNAERILIAAECVGDAKWLLERAASYAKERQVFGRPIGANQGIQFPIARAYANMRAAELMVKEAARLYEAGRDCGAEANMAKMLAADASNEAANVCIQTHGGFGFAEEYDVERKFRETRLYQVAPISTNLILAYLAEHVLGMPRSY; encoded by the coding sequence ATGTTCGAGCCGCAAGACCACCAAGAGATCCGCGAGGCGGTGCGCAAGCTGTGCGAGCGCTTTCCCGGCGAATATTGGCGCAAGCTCGATGTGGAGCGAAGGTACCCAAAGGAATTTGTGGACGCTCTGACTGAGGCCGGTTATCTCGCGACCCTCATCCCCGAGGAATATGGGGGGGCTGGGCTCACCCTTTCGGCGGCCGCGGCGGTGCTGGAGGAGATCCAGCGGGCCGGATGCAACGGGGCGGCGTGCCATGCGCAGATGTACATCATGGGCACGCTGCTCAGGCACGGCAGTGCGGAGCAGAAAGAGCGCTACCTGCCGAAGATCGCTTCCGGAGAGCTCAGGCTGCAGGCCTTTGGCGTCACAGAACCGACCAGCGGCACCGACACCACTTCGATCCGCACCTTCGCCCGGAAGGAAGATGGGCATTACGTGATCAACGGCCAGAAGATCTGGACGAGCCGGGCGGAGCATTCCGACCTGATGCTGCTCCTGGCGCGTACCGCGCCGCGCGACCAGGTGGCCAAGCGCACCGACGGCCTGTCCGTGTTCCTGCTGGATATGCGAGAAGCGCGCGGGAACGGCCTCTCCATTCGGCCCATCCGCACGATGATGAACCACTCGACCACCGAGGTGTTCTTCGACAATGTGCGCGTGCCGGCGGAGAACCTGATTGGGGAAGAGGGCAGGGGTTTCCGCTACATCCTCTCGGGCATGAACGCCGAGCGCATCCTGATTGCCGCCGAATGCGTTGGCGACGCCAAATGGTTGCTCGAGCGCGCTGCGTCCTATGCCAAGGAGCGGCAGGTATTCGGGCGGCCCATCGGCGCGAACCAGGGGATCCAGTTCCCGATCGCGCGGGCCTATGCCAATATGCGGGCAGCCGAGCTGATGGTGAAGGAGGCAGCACGGCTATACGAGGCCGGGCGCGATTGCGGTGCGGAGGCGAACATGGCCAAGATGCTGGCCGCGGATGCCTCCAACGAAGCGGCGAATGTCTGCATCCAGACCCATGGCGGCTTCGGTTTTGCCGAGGAATATGACGTGGAGCGGAAGTTTAGGGAAACGCGGCTTTATCAGGTCGCGCCGATCTCCACCAATCTGATCCTCGCCTATCTTGCCGAGCACGTGCTCGGCATGCCACGGTCCTATTAA
- a CDS encoding SGNH/GDSL hydrolase family protein, which yields MRHVVLLGDSVFDNAAYVIDGPDVITHVRHRLPAGWQATLVAADGGVMADIPRQLARLPEDTTHLVVSIGGNDALGEASILEAPSRSVADTLLQLTEIRRRFQVQYAAMLDAVLERGLPTAICTIYDPRYPDPVQRQIGTTALMVLNDAIIREAALRHVPILDLRLICNDDADFANPIEPSAQGGGKIAAAIASLLAAHDFSAGRSAIYAR from the coding sequence ATGCGCCATGTTGTTCTGCTGGGTGACTCCGTGTTCGACAACGCCGCCTATGTGATCGACGGGCCTGACGTGATCACCCATGTGCGGCACCGGCTGCCCGCGGGCTGGCAGGCGACCCTTGTGGCTGCAGACGGGGGCGTGATGGCGGATATCCCCCGCCAACTAGCGCGACTTCCGGAGGACACCACTCATCTCGTGGTCAGCATCGGCGGCAATGATGCACTTGGCGAGGCTTCGATCCTGGAAGCGCCGTCGCGGTCGGTGGCTGACACCCTTCTGCAGCTCACCGAAATCCGCCGGCGGTTTCAGGTGCAATATGCCGCCATGCTGGATGCGGTGCTCGAACGGGGTCTGCCGACCGCCATCTGCACCATCTATGATCCGCGCTATCCGGACCCCGTGCAGCGCCAGATCGGCACCACAGCACTCATGGTGCTTAACGATGCAATCATCCGAGAGGCGGCGCTCCGCCACGTGCCCATCCTCGATCTGCGGCTCATCTGCAATGACGATGCGGATTTCGCCAACCCGATCGAGCCTTCGGCGCAGGGCGGCGGCAAGATTGCGGCCGCGATTGCCTCGCTTCTCGCAGCCCATGACTTCAGCGCCGGCAGGTCGGCGATCTACGCTCGCTGA
- a CDS encoding protein adenylyltransferase SelO, translating to MPVTLPFDNSYARLPDRFYARVAPTPVRAPKLVKLNRALARKLNLDPDWLESPEGLEMLAGNRIPDGSEPIAMAYAGHQFGQFVPQLGDGRAILLGEVIGRDGVRRDIQLKGSGPTPFSRQGDGRAAIGPVLREYLVSEAMAALGVPTTRSLAAVLTGEVVIRDRFLPGAVLTRVARSHIRIGTFQYFAVRGDFEALQQLADYAIARHYPEVAEADHPYRAFLDAVVKAQAELVPKWLLIGFIHGVLNTDNTSIAGETIDYGPCAFMDTYSPTTVFSSIDYHGRYAYGNQPQIVHWNLVRFAETLLPLLSDDQDKAVAMAQEAIDTYPKLFEAAYHAGLRRKLGLETARDHDLDLIHDLLKAMAENGADFTLTFRNLSEAVADPAADEQVRSLFTDPAAYDAWAPRWRQRLADEPGDPAARRQAMRAANPMFIPRNHRIEAVINAAVDDKDYAPFEELLAVLSRPYENQPAFALYAQPPEPHERVLKTFCGT from the coding sequence CTGCCCGTGACCTTGCCCTTCGACAACAGTTATGCCCGCTTGCCGGACCGCTTCTATGCCCGTGTCGCGCCCACTCCGGTCCGCGCGCCCAAGCTCGTGAAGCTCAACCGGGCACTGGCCCGCAAGCTCAATCTCGATCCGGACTGGCTGGAGAGCCCCGAGGGGCTGGAGATGCTGGCCGGCAACCGTATCCCGGACGGCTCCGAGCCCATCGCCATGGCCTATGCCGGCCATCAGTTCGGCCAATTCGTCCCGCAGCTCGGCGATGGACGTGCCATCCTGCTCGGCGAGGTCATCGGGCGCGACGGCGTGCGCCGCGACATCCAGCTGAAGGGCTCGGGCCCCACCCCCTTCTCCCGCCAGGGCGATGGGCGCGCCGCCATAGGGCCTGTCTTACGCGAATATCTGGTGAGTGAGGCCATGGCCGCTCTGGGCGTGCCCACCACCCGGTCCCTGGCCGCGGTGCTCACCGGCGAAGTCGTTATCCGTGACCGCTTCCTGCCCGGCGCCGTGCTGACGCGGGTGGCCAGGAGCCACATCCGCATCGGCACGTTCCAGTATTTCGCTGTGCGCGGCGATTTCGAGGCGCTGCAGCAGCTCGCGGACTATGCCATCGCCCGACACTATCCCGAGGTGGCTGAGGCCGATCATCCCTATCGCGCCTTCTTGGACGCGGTGGTGAAGGCCCAGGCCGAGCTCGTGCCCAAATGGCTGCTGATCGGCTTCATCCATGGCGTGCTGAATACAGACAATACGTCCATCGCCGGCGAGACTATCGACTATGGCCCTTGCGCCTTCATGGACACCTATAGTCCAACGACCGTATTCAGCTCGATCGACTATCACGGCCGTTACGCCTATGGGAACCAGCCGCAGATCGTGCACTGGAACCTGGTGCGCTTCGCCGAGACGCTGCTGCCGCTGCTGTCCGACGACCAGGACAAGGCTGTGGCCATGGCGCAAGAGGCAATAGACACATATCCCAAGCTGTTCGAAGCGGCCTACCACGCCGGCCTGCGCCGCAAGCTCGGCCTTGAGACCGCGCGCGATCATGATCTCGATCTCATCCATGATCTGCTCAAGGCCATGGCCGAAAACGGCGCCGACTTCACCCTCACCTTCCGCAATCTGAGCGAAGCGGTAGCGGACCCCGCCGCCGACGAGCAGGTGCGCAGCCTGTTCACCGACCCGGCAGCCTATGATGCGTGGGCACCGCGCTGGCGGCAGCGGCTCGCCGACGAGCCGGGCGATCCTGCTGCCCGGCGGCAAGCCATGCGCGCAGCCAACCCCATGTTCATCCCGCGCAACCACCGCATCGAGGCGGTGATCAATGCAGCGGTCGACGACAAGGACTACGCGCCGTTCGAAGAGCTGCTGGCCGTGTTGTCGAGACCCTACGAGAACCAGCCAGCCTTTGCTCTCTACGCCCAACCACCGGAACCGCACGAGCGCGTCCTGAAAACCTTCTGCGGCACCTGA